Proteins encoded within one genomic window of Sphingomonas cannabina:
- a CDS encoding SDR family oxidoreductase translates to MKIVVIGGSGRIGERLVRNLRQEDFRVFEASPTFGVDTVTRVGLAEALADAEVVVDVSNSPSLDGEAALRFFETSGRNLLAAGRAAGVRHHVVLSIVGVDGLLSSDYFRAKKIQEELVRDSGIPFTIVRSTQFFEFIADVVQDGTAREIPISPALVQPIAGEDVADTLADAVFSDPFNAAVEVAGPERFRMDEVATEIATAYEDGRRIVADVHARYFGAELAERSLLPGAGAHIASLRFDDWLRDSLQPAWAAKAAN, encoded by the coding sequence ATGAAGATCGTGGTGATCGGCGGCAGCGGCCGCATCGGCGAGCGGCTGGTCCGCAACCTGCGCCAGGAGGATTTCCGCGTGTTCGAGGCGTCGCCGACCTTCGGCGTCGACACCGTGACCCGCGTCGGGCTGGCCGAGGCGCTGGCCGATGCCGAGGTCGTCGTCGACGTCTCGAACTCGCCGTCGCTCGACGGCGAGGCGGCTCTGCGGTTCTTCGAGACCTCGGGGCGCAACCTTCTGGCGGCGGGACGGGCGGCGGGCGTGCGGCATCACGTCGTGCTCTCGATCGTGGGCGTCGACGGCCTGCTCTCCAGCGACTACTTCCGCGCGAAGAAGATCCAGGAAGAGCTGGTCCGCGACTCCGGGATCCCGTTCACGATCGTCCGCTCGACCCAGTTCTTCGAGTTCATCGCCGACGTCGTACAGGACGGCACCGCCCGCGAGATTCCGATTTCGCCGGCACTGGTGCAGCCGATCGCGGGCGAGGACGTCGCCGATACGCTGGCGGACGCCGTGTTCAGCGATCCGTTCAATGCCGCCGTCGAGGTCGCCGGGCCGGAACGGTTCCGCATGGACGAAGTCGCGACCGAGATCGCGACCGCATATGAGGACGGCCGCCGGATCGTGGCCGACGTTCACGCCCGCTACTTCGGCGCCGAGCTTGCGGAACGATCGCTGCTTCCCGGGGCGGGTGCCCATATCGCCTCGCTGAGGTTCGACGACTGGCTGCGCGACAGCCTGCAGCCGGCTTGGGCCGCAAAGGCGGCGAACTGA
- a CDS encoding sensor histidine kinase → MKLFQASGPVDAEILPPIDERGELSTIAAASVVHDLGNLIQIASSAINIIARTPDMPAVHAGPMLDRARSCLEHAGSLVRQNLGRLRDREAGDERTGLAACLSDVAALVEAMGEPGLILDIGAEPGVPDARCDSLGLRRALLNLVLNARDAMGGKGIVLVRVQVIAPGGVELRVTDHGIGMSRDTIARVFDPRFTTKKDGLGGIGLPMVERFVRAAGGSVSIDSTPGIGTTVTLRLPAIAQPKPHVEESRR, encoded by the coding sequence GTGAAGCTCTTTCAGGCCTCCGGCCCCGTCGATGCCGAGATTCTTCCCCCGATCGACGAACGGGGCGAGCTTTCGACCATCGCGGCGGCCAGCGTCGTCCACGATCTGGGCAACCTGATCCAGATCGCGTCTTCGGCGATCAACATCATCGCCCGGACGCCGGACATGCCCGCCGTCCACGCCGGGCCGATGCTCGATCGGGCGAGGTCCTGCCTGGAGCATGCGGGGTCCCTCGTCCGCCAGAATCTCGGCCGTCTCCGCGACCGCGAAGCGGGCGACGAACGCACCGGGCTCGCCGCCTGCCTCTCGGACGTCGCGGCGCTGGTCGAGGCCATGGGCGAGCCGGGCCTGATCCTCGACATCGGCGCCGAGCCAGGCGTGCCCGACGCGCGATGCGACTCCCTCGGATTGCGCAGGGCGCTGCTGAACCTGGTCCTCAACGCGCGCGATGCGATGGGCGGCAAAGGGATCGTCCTTGTCCGAGTGCAGGTGATCGCACCGGGCGGCGTCGAGCTTCGTGTCACCGACCATGGCATCGGCATGTCGCGCGACACCATCGCGCGCGTCTTCGATCCCCGCTTCACAACCAAGAAGGACGGGCTTGGCGGCATCGGCCTGCCGATGGTCGAGCGCTTCGTCCGCGCCGCCGGCGGCAGCGTTTCGATCGACAGCACGCCGGGGATCGGCACCACGGTCACGCTGCGGTTGCCGGCCATCGCCCAACCCAAACCCCATGTCGAGGAGTCACGTCGATGA
- a CDS encoding glutathione binding-like protein — protein sequence MKLYYAPGACSLSGRISLHEAGLDADFERVDIKTKITERGYDYTAINPKGYVPMLVLDDGNAVTENIAVLTLIADRAPDLEPGGPLGRTRLIEMLSWISTELHVAFTPLWSSDDEAEKARAAETIAKRLDLISDHINELYLFGPRFTVADAYLFVMLRWARAFGVRMSPDLVGYFERVAERETVRRALAEEGLPDARPASQIASPELSS from the coding sequence ATGAAGCTCTATTACGCGCCGGGCGCTTGCAGCCTGTCCGGCAGGATATCGCTCCACGAAGCCGGGCTCGACGCCGATTTCGAGCGGGTCGACATCAAGACCAAGATCACCGAGCGAGGCTATGACTACACCGCGATCAATCCCAAAGGCTATGTGCCGATGCTGGTGCTCGACGACGGCAATGCCGTGACCGAGAACATCGCCGTCCTGACGCTCATCGCCGATCGCGCCCCCGACCTGGAGCCCGGCGGCCCGCTCGGGCGGACGCGGCTGATCGAGATGCTGTCGTGGATCTCGACCGAGCTGCATGTGGCGTTCACGCCGCTGTGGAGTAGCGACGACGAGGCCGAGAAGGCGCGGGCGGCCGAGACGATCGCGAAACGCCTGGACCTCATCTCCGACCACATCAACGAGCTCTATCTGTTCGGCCCGCGCTTCACCGTGGCGGATGCCTATCTGTTCGTGATGCTGCGCTGGGCGCGGGCGTTCGGCGTGCGCATGTCGCCCGATCTGGTCGGCTATTTCGAGCGGGTCGCGGAGCGCGAGACCGTCCGCCGCGCCCTCGCCGAGGAAGGGCTGCCCGATGCCCGCCCCGCCAGCCAGATCGCGTCTCCGGAGCTGTCGTCATGA
- a CDS encoding ArsR/SmtB family transcription factor: MSDTTNSDDHGNPKHSQGLSSHDVTILAETFRLLGDPSRLRILLYCLQTPRSVGDIAESLDLSQTLVSHHLRLLRGARLVRSERHGKQIFYEVADAHVSTMLIDMASHMDEDHDDE; this comes from the coding sequence ATGTCCGACACCACCAACTCTGACGATCATGGCAATCCTAAGCATTCTCAGGGACTGTCGAGCCACGACGTAACGATCCTGGCCGAAACTTTCCGCTTGCTGGGCGATCCCTCCCGCCTGCGTATTCTGCTCTATTGCCTGCAAACGCCGCGATCGGTGGGCGACATCGCCGAAAGCCTCGATCTGTCGCAAACGCTGGTCAGCCACCATCTGCGCCTCCTGCGCGGCGCGCGCCTCGTCCGTAGCGAGCGACACGGCAAGCAGATATTCTATGAAGTGGCGGATGCCCATGTGAGCACCATGCTCATCGACATGGCCAGCCATATGGATGAGGATCACGACGACGAATGA
- a CDS encoding alpha/beta fold hydrolase, giving the protein MRIPIAALLTAALVLSGSAAAQDGTRTAKPTIVLVHGAFAESSSWGPVIARLEKDGYRVIAAANPLRSVASDAVAVSAVVKSVTGPVVLVGHSYGGPVITEAANGNANVKALVYVAGFAPEVGESSATLSAKFPGSTLGSALMPVPLPDGGQDLYIRTDKFRAQFAADVPAAQAAVMAATQRPITQSALAEPSRTASWKSLPSYMIYGSADRNIPPAVMKFMAERAHARKTIVVEGASHALMISRPDEVTSLIKEATGED; this is encoded by the coding sequence ATGCGCATTCCCATCGCTGCCCTGCTGACCGCCGCGCTCGTCTTGTCCGGGAGCGCAGCCGCGCAGGACGGAACTCGCACGGCCAAGCCGACGATCGTGCTGGTGCACGGCGCGTTCGCGGAATCGTCGAGCTGGGGTCCGGTCATCGCCAGACTTGAGAAGGACGGTTATCGCGTCATCGCGGCCGCCAATCCGCTGCGTAGCGTCGCCAGCGACGCCGTCGCCGTCTCGGCCGTCGTCAAGTCGGTGACCGGACCGGTCGTGCTGGTCGGCCATTCCTACGGCGGGCCGGTCATCACCGAAGCCGCCAACGGCAACGCCAACGTCAAGGCGCTGGTCTATGTCGCCGGTTTCGCGCCCGAAGTCGGCGAATCGAGCGCGACGCTCTCCGCGAAATTCCCCGGAAGCACGCTGGGAAGCGCCCTGATGCCCGTTCCGCTGCCCGATGGCGGGCAGGACCTCTATATCCGGACCGACAAGTTCCGCGCGCAATTCGCCGCCGACGTTCCGGCCGCACAGGCCGCGGTCATGGCAGCGACCCAGCGCCCGATAACCCAATCCGCGCTCGCGGAACCCTCCCGCACCGCCTCATGGAAGTCTTTGCCGTCCTACATGATCTACGGCTCCGCCGACCGGAACATTCCTCCCGCGGTGATGAAGTTCATGGCCGAGCGTGCCCACGCGCGGAAGACCATCGTCGTGGAGGGCGCTTCGCACGCACTGATGATCTCGCGTCCTGACGAGGTCACCTCATTGATCAAGGAGGCGACAGGGGAAGATTGA
- a CDS encoding carboxymuconolactone decarboxylase family protein, with protein sequence MTPRLNIFQAAPEGAKAMMAVEAAIGKSGIEHGLLELVRLRASQINGCAFCIHMHVKDALNNGESEIRLHMLDGWRESPLYTDRERAALNWTEVLTRVGKTHAPDADYALLQSQFDETEIANLTLLIGAINLWNRVQIGLRAVHPVEASAAAAA encoded by the coding sequence ATGACCCCCCGCTTGAACATCTTCCAGGCCGCTCCCGAAGGGGCGAAGGCGATGATGGCCGTCGAGGCAGCGATCGGAAAGAGCGGCATCGAACACGGCCTGCTCGAGCTGGTGCGGCTGCGCGCCTCGCAGATCAACGGCTGCGCCTTCTGCATCCACATGCACGTCAAGGACGCGCTCAACAACGGCGAGAGCGAGATCCGCCTCCACATGCTCGACGGCTGGCGCGAGTCCCCGCTGTACACCGACCGTGAGCGCGCCGCGCTCAACTGGACCGAGGTGCTGACACGGGTCGGCAAGACCCATGCGCCGGACGCCGACTATGCATTGCTGCAGAGCCAGTTCGACGAGACCGAGATCGCCAATCTCACGCTGCTGATCGGCGCGATCAACCTGTGGAACCGGGTGCAGATCGGCCTGCGCGCCGTGCATCCGGTCGAGGCGTCGGCGGCCGCGGCCGCCTGA
- a CDS encoding alpha/beta fold hydrolase — protein sequence MPTITTKDGHEIYYKDWGEGPVVTFSHGWPLNSDAWGIQMQFLAENGFRTIAHDRRGHGRSAQTATRNDMNGYADDLAALIEALDLRDITMVGHSTGGGEVARYIGRHGTGRVAKAVLLGAVPPIMVRSDANPEGLPIEVFDGLRRDILRNRSQFYKDFAIPFYGANRPGADVAQSLLDEFWLLSMQVGLKNAHDCIKAFSQTDFTEDLRKFDVPTLVVHGDDDQIVPIKDSAHKSAKLIKGAQTIFYPGLPHGLTATHADRFNADLLAFLRS from the coding sequence ATGCCGACGATCACCACCAAGGACGGACACGAGATCTATTACAAGGACTGGGGCGAGGGCCCGGTCGTGACCTTCTCGCATGGCTGGCCGCTGAACTCCGACGCCTGGGGCATCCAGATGCAGTTCCTGGCCGAGAACGGCTTCCGCACCATCGCGCACGACCGGCGCGGGCATGGGCGTTCGGCGCAGACCGCCACGCGCAACGACATGAACGGCTATGCCGACGATCTCGCCGCGCTGATCGAGGCGCTCGACCTGCGCGATATCACGATGGTCGGTCATTCGACCGGCGGCGGCGAGGTCGCCCGCTACATCGGCCGTCACGGCACCGGCCGCGTCGCCAAGGCCGTGCTGCTCGGCGCGGTGCCGCCGATCATGGTGCGCAGCGACGCCAATCCCGAGGGCCTGCCGATCGAGGTGTTCGATGGCCTCCGCCGCGACATCCTCCGCAACCGCTCGCAGTTCTACAAGGACTTCGCGATCCCCTTCTACGGCGCCAACCGGCCGGGTGCCGACGTGGCGCAGAGCCTGCTCGACGAGTTCTGGCTGCTCAGCATGCAGGTCGGCCTCAAGAACGCCCATGACTGCATCAAGGCCTTCTCGCAGACCGACTTCACCGAGGACCTCAGGAAGTTCGACGTGCCGACGCTCGTGGTCCATGGCGACGACGACCAGATCGTGCCGATCAAGGACTCCGCCCATAAATCCGCCAAGCTCATCAAGGGGGCGCAGACGATTTTCTACCCCGGCCTGCCGCATGGCCTGACCGCGACGCACGCGGACCGGTTCAATGCCGACCTGCTCGCGTTCCTGCGCAGCTGA
- a CDS encoding copper resistance protein B — MDGAEGNPHAGHDMPPEPSAAPDPHAGHAMPSAAPMEAHQAHAGHEPGIPDPPVRGPSAAAMGGPDHAADAIFGAAAMAPAREIVRREHGDIKSHNILIDQLEAVIGKGKDGYAWDVQGWYGGDIDKLWLKTEGESHFDDSPESVEAQALWSHALDPWWNLQAGIRHDFRSGPDRTYAVIGVQGLAPYWFEIDSALFLSDKGDVTARIEAEYDQRLTQKLILQPTAELNFSAQDVPELGIGSGLSTAELGLRLRYQFVPEFAPYIGVKYERAFGDTADFRRARAESRGGWNFLIGIRSWF; from the coding sequence ATGGACGGTGCCGAAGGCAATCCCCATGCGGGGCACGACATGCCGCCGGAACCCTCCGCAGCGCCCGATCCTCATGCCGGCCACGCCATGCCTTCAGCCGCGCCGATGGAAGCGCACCAGGCCCATGCAGGCCATGAACCGGGCATTCCCGACCCGCCGGTGCGCGGGCCATCGGCGGCGGCCATGGGCGGCCCCGATCACGCCGCCGATGCCATATTCGGCGCGGCGGCCATGGCTCCGGCGCGCGAAATCGTGCGCCGCGAACATGGCGATATCAAAAGCCACAATATCCTGATCGATCAGCTCGAAGCCGTGATCGGCAAGGGCAAGGACGGCTATGCCTGGGACGTGCAGGGCTGGTATGGCGGCGATATCGACAAGCTCTGGCTCAAGACCGAAGGCGAAAGCCACTTCGACGACAGCCCGGAAAGTGTCGAGGCGCAGGCGCTCTGGAGCCACGCGCTCGATCCGTGGTGGAACCTCCAGGCCGGCATACGCCACGATTTTCGGTCCGGACCGGACCGCACCTACGCTGTCATCGGCGTTCAGGGCCTTGCCCCTTACTGGTTCGAGATCGACAGTGCGCTGTTCCTGTCCGACAAGGGTGACGTCACCGCGCGAATCGAAGCGGAATATGACCAGCGCCTGACCCAGAAGCTGATCCTCCAGCCAACCGCCGAACTGAACTTCTCCGCGCAGGACGTTCCCGAGCTGGGCATCGGTTCCGGGCTGTCCACCGCCGAGTTGGGGTTGCGTCTGCGCTACCAGTTCGTGCCGGAGTTCGCGCCCTATATCGGCGTGAAATATGAACGCGCCTTTGGCGACACGGCGGATTTTCGCCGCGCCCGCGCTGAAAGCAGAGGTGGGTGGAATTTCCTGATCGGAATCCGGTCCTGGTTCTGA
- a CDS encoding cation diffusion facilitator family transporter, translating to MAHSHADHGHGHDHDHDHSHTPTITSDNERKVLLSFGLIFTFMAVEVVGGLLSGSLALLADAGHMMTDAAALALAYAAFRFGQRAADSKRTFGYLRFEVIAGFVNAVTLFAIVGWIVYEAWQRFQEPQPILAGPMFGVAIAGLLVNILVFWILTRGDSEHVNIKGAALHVMGDLLGSVGAVGAAIVIYLTGWTPIDPILSVVVSLLVLRSAWKLAGKSLHILLEGAPDGAAPEKIERHILEHVPGVAAVGHIHVWSITSGRTLATMHVRPANDTEARVVVRAVERELESHFEIEHATVAVDWNEEGETCSLAPGSKRDEGRGPGHDHPSHSHGGVKHACSH from the coding sequence ATGGCCCACTCGCACGCCGACCATGGTCATGGCCACGATCACGACCACGATCATTCGCACACGCCGACCATCACCAGCGACAATGAGCGCAAGGTGCTGCTGTCGTTCGGCCTGATCTTCACCTTCATGGCGGTCGAGGTCGTGGGCGGTCTGCTTTCAGGGTCGCTGGCGCTGCTGGCGGACGCCGGCCATATGATGACCGACGCGGCGGCGCTGGCGCTCGCCTATGCCGCCTTCCGTTTCGGCCAGCGCGCGGCTGATTCCAAACGCACCTTCGGCTATCTGCGTTTCGAGGTGATCGCCGGCTTCGTCAACGCCGTCACCCTGTTCGCGATCGTCGGCTGGATCGTCTATGAAGCCTGGCAGCGCTTTCAGGAGCCGCAGCCGATCCTTGCCGGCCCGATGTTCGGGGTCGCGATCGCGGGGCTGCTGGTCAATATCCTCGTCTTCTGGATTCTGACGCGCGGCGACAGCGAGCATGTCAACATCAAGGGCGCGGCGCTCCACGTCATGGGCGACCTGCTCGGCTCGGTCGGCGCCGTGGGCGCGGCGATCGTGATCTACCTGACGGGCTGGACGCCGATCGACCCCATCCTGTCGGTGGTCGTCTCCCTGCTGGTACTGCGTAGCGCATGGAAACTGGCGGGCAAGTCGCTGCACATCCTGCTCGAAGGCGCGCCCGACGGCGCGGCGCCGGAGAAGATCGAGCGCCATATTCTGGAGCATGTGCCGGGCGTGGCTGCGGTCGGCCATATCCATGTCTGGTCGATCACGTCGGGCCGCACGCTGGCGACGATGCACGTCCGACCGGCGAACGACACCGAGGCCCGCGTAGTGGTGCGTGCAGTGGAACGCGAGTTGGAGAGCCATTTCGAGATCGAGCACGCCACTGTAGCGGTGGATTGGAACGAGGAAGGCGAGACGTGCAGCCTCGCTCCCGGCAGCAAGCGGGATGAGGGACGCGGACCTGGGCACGACCATCCCAGCCACAGCCACGGCGGCGTGAAACACGCTTGCTCCCACTGA
- a CDS encoding tyrosine-type recombinase/integrase, whose translation MSKLTKTVVDKSEPRDRQYTVWCGELKGFGVFVLPSGTRTYFVDYRNANNVRRRMKLGRHGQITAEQARTLAIQALAEVSKGNDPLENRNSARKAISVKELCELYIAELEAGRILGKGGRPKKASTKITDLGRINRHIIPLLGKKRVTHVTKADVTTMMKDIMAGKTRGIEKTEKLRGKSIVRGGIGVASRTVGLLGGIFTYARDDLGIIEVNPAHGIRKPKDAVRQRRLNEDEYRALGRILANAAEDERYTRTVEMIRQIAMSGCRRSEVIKLRKTELDTVGSCFRFEDTKEGQSVRPMGLPVLEYFDERDMSGDSPYVFPGERNLAKPFGSFPRHWEKIFAGTELADITAHVLRHSFASLANDLGFTEITIAALLGHATGSITSRYVHTLDAALVMAADTVSGYIHALLNGAELTHTHYALDRGSRKAALVRFLTPHQDSTAQAETSQRLAA comes from the coding sequence ATGTCGAAACTTACGAAAACCGTCGTGGACAAGTCCGAACCACGCGACCGTCAATACACCGTTTGGTGCGGCGAGCTGAAGGGCTTTGGCGTCTTCGTCCTGCCCTCCGGCACCCGGACCTACTTCGTCGATTATCGAAACGCCAACAATGTGCGGCGGCGGATGAAGCTGGGCCGGCACGGACAGATCACCGCCGAGCAAGCGCGCACGCTGGCCATTCAAGCCCTGGCCGAAGTCTCCAAGGGGAACGATCCCCTCGAAAACCGGAACAGCGCGCGCAAGGCGATCTCGGTAAAGGAGCTTTGCGAGCTGTATATCGCGGAACTCGAAGCCGGCCGCATCCTCGGCAAGGGCGGGCGGCCGAAGAAGGCCAGCACCAAGATCACCGACCTCGGCCGGATCAACCGCCACATCATCCCACTCCTGGGCAAGAAGCGCGTCACCCACGTCACCAAGGCCGACGTGACGACCATGATGAAGGACATCATGGCGGGCAAGACGCGCGGGATCGAGAAGACGGAGAAACTGCGCGGTAAGTCGATCGTACGGGGCGGCATCGGCGTCGCTAGCCGCACCGTCGGTCTCCTGGGTGGCATCTTCACCTATGCACGGGATGACCTGGGCATCATCGAGGTCAATCCGGCGCATGGCATCCGCAAGCCCAAGGACGCCGTGCGCCAGCGCCGTCTGAACGAGGACGAGTATCGCGCCCTCGGGCGCATCCTTGCCAATGCCGCCGAGGATGAACGCTACACGCGCACCGTGGAGATGATCCGTCAGATCGCCATGTCGGGTTGCCGGCGCAGTGAGGTCATCAAGCTGCGCAAAACGGAACTCGACACCGTGGGGAGTTGCTTCCGGTTCGAGGATACGAAGGAAGGTCAGTCCGTGCGGCCGATGGGCTTGCCGGTGCTGGAGTATTTCGACGAGCGGGACATGAGCGGCGACAGCCCCTATGTGTTTCCCGGCGAGCGGAACCTGGCCAAGCCGTTCGGCAGCTTCCCTCGGCATTGGGAAAAGATCTTCGCCGGGACGGAGCTGGCGGACATCACCGCTCATGTACTGCGCCACAGCTTCGCCAGCCTGGCGAACGACCTTGGTTTCACCGAGATCACCATCGCGGCGCTTCTCGGCCATGCCACCGGCTCTATCACCAGCCGTTATGTGCATACGCTCGATGCAGCCCTCGTCATGGCGGCCGATACGGTGTCCGGCTACATCCATGCGCTGCTCAATGGTGCTGAGCTGACACATACACATTATGCGCTTGATCGGGGCTCGCGTAAGGCTGCGTTGGTTCGGTTTCTGACGCCCCATCAAGACTCAACAGCACAAGCTGAAACGTCACAACGGCTGGCCGCCTGA
- a CDS encoding SDR family oxidoreductase: MRIVVVGGTGLVGSKLVEQLKQAGHEAVVAARSTGVDTVTGEGLARALDGAEVVVDVSNPGYADPAAMLRFFEASGAHLLAAERQARVRHHVIFSAIGSDRVSSGYFVAKNAQEALVADAGIPFTIVRSAPLFEYVFNIVDAGREEDAVRLPPVRIQPIAADDAVAALMRVALGPPENAIVEVAGPDSYLLSTLAEQILTADEDYRPVLVDEGASFFGARLDDASLTAGAGARIAGTGFEDWLRRSLAPA, translated from the coding sequence ATGAGGATCGTGGTGGTCGGCGGCACCGGCCTGGTCGGATCGAAGCTCGTCGAGCAACTGAAGCAAGCGGGCCACGAGGCGGTCGTCGCTGCGCGCTCGACAGGTGTCGACACGGTCACCGGAGAAGGGCTGGCCAGGGCTCTCGACGGCGCCGAGGTGGTCGTGGATGTCTCCAATCCCGGCTATGCCGATCCCGCGGCGATGCTGCGGTTCTTCGAGGCGTCGGGCGCCCATCTGCTCGCCGCCGAACGCCAAGCGCGGGTCCGGCATCACGTCATCTTCTCCGCGATCGGCTCCGACCGGGTGAGCAGCGGCTATTTCGTGGCGAAGAACGCGCAAGAGGCGTTGGTCGCCGACGCGGGCATCCCGTTCACCATCGTCCGCTCGGCGCCGCTCTTCGAATATGTCTTCAACATCGTCGATGCCGGTCGCGAGGAGGATGCCGTCCGGCTGCCGCCGGTGCGGATTCAGCCGATCGCCGCGGACGATGCGGTCGCGGCACTGATGCGCGTCGCGCTGGGGCCTCCGGAGAATGCCATCGTCGAGGTTGCCGGCCCGGACAGCTACCTGCTCTCGACCCTCGCGGAGCAGATCCTGACCGCCGACGAGGACTATCGCCCGGTGCTGGTGGACGAGGGTGCGTCCTTCTTCGGCGCGCGGCTGGACGACGCATCTCTCACCGCGGGCGCCGGTGCGCGGATCGCCGGGACCGGATTCGAGGATTGGCTTCGGCGATCGCTGGCGCCGGCCTGA
- a CDS encoding SDR family oxidoreductase yields the protein MKIVVIGGTGLIGSKVVASLARDGHDAFAAAPNTGVDTLTGQGLDRALDGAEVVVDVSNSPSFDDQPAMDFFQTTGRNIANAEKAAGVRHHVALSVVGTERLQDSGYFRAKLAQEQLIKGSSIPYTLLHATQFFEFLRGIAASATEGDTVRLSPARFQPMAAQDVAAAVAEAALASPANGTIEVAGPEAFRIDELVARVLDHDKDPRRVIADPEAPYFGVRLDDASLMPGPGARLGATSFDWWIANVPPPAKK from the coding sequence ATGAAGATCGTGGTGATTGGCGGCACCGGCCTGATCGGGTCGAAGGTGGTCGCATCACTGGCCCGAGACGGCCACGACGCGTTCGCCGCCGCGCCGAACACGGGGGTGGACACCCTCACCGGCCAAGGCCTCGACCGTGCGCTGGACGGTGCCGAGGTGGTGGTCGACGTCTCGAACTCGCCCTCGTTCGACGACCAGCCGGCGATGGACTTCTTCCAGACGACGGGCCGCAACATCGCCAATGCGGAGAAGGCGGCGGGCGTCCGTCATCACGTCGCGCTGTCGGTCGTCGGCACCGAGCGGCTGCAGGACAGCGGCTATTTCCGCGCCAAGCTCGCGCAGGAGCAGCTGATCAAAGGATCGTCGATCCCCTACACGCTCCTCCACGCCACCCAGTTCTTCGAGTTCCTGCGCGGGATCGCCGCGTCCGCGACCGAGGGTGACACCGTCCGTCTGTCTCCCGCGCGCTTCCAGCCGATGGCGGCGCAGGATGTCGCCGCGGCGGTCGCCGAGGCAGCGCTCGCGTCACCCGCGAACGGCACGATCGAGGTGGCGGGCCCGGAGGCCTTCCGCATCGACGAGTTGGTTGCCCGCGTGCTCGACCACGACAAGGACCCGCGGCGCGTGATCGCCGATCCGGAGGCGCCCTATTTCGGCGTCCGGCTGGACGACGCCTCGCTGATGCCGGGACCGGGCGCGCGCCTCGGCGCCACCAGCTTCGACTGGTGGATCGCCAACGTGCCTCCGCCGGCGAAGAAGTGA